The genomic stretch GCGACGGCGTGATCACGCCCGGCGAATTTTCCGACGCCCGCAAGGCGAAGATCGCCGAACTCCGCAAGACCAATCCCCGCCCCGGGGCGCGCGGCGAAGACCGCGCCGCAATGGCGAAGGAGCGGAATAACGAGAACCGCGACGGCTGGAGGCCGCGCATGGCCATGAAGGACGGCGACCGCAGGATGAGCCCCGATGGCGAACGTCGCCAGGGCAAATGGGACGGCCATCATCACGGCGCCATGCAGCGCGTCTTCTTCGTCCGCGCCGACAGTGATCGCAGCGGCCAGATCTCGCAGGAGGAATTCGCCGCCTTGTCCGCGAAGATGTTTTCCCGCATGGACCGCAACGGCGACATGGTGATCACCGTCGACGACCTGCCGGATCGCCCGATGCGCTGGTAGACATTCCGCACACGCTCTTTCGACCGTCTCCATCGGTCGCGTCCGATGCGCTTCATCGGCATGCCCTCGCCTCCCGGCGGGGGCATTTGCGTTTTCCGCCGATGAACCTCAAAGCCGTCGGCAAAGATTGACGCACTGGCGCGCCTCGCCTAGAGCAGTGGGACAGCTAGACGCTTGACGGATTCTTCCGCGCCGCCCGGCGCGACATTGACAAGGACGACCCATGACCGACCACGCATCGCTTGAAAAAACCATCGAGACCGCATTTGAAAACCGCGCCGAAATCTCCGTTTCGACCAGGGGCGAAGTGCGCGAAGCGGTCGAGGATGCGCTCAACCTGCTGGACAGCGGCGAGGCACGCGTTGCCGAGCGGCAGGAACACGGCGCCTGGAAGGTCAACCAGTGGCTGAAGAAGGCGGTTCTGCTCTCCTTCCGCCTGAATGACATGGAAGTGGTCAAGGGCGGTCCGGGCGATGCCACCTGGTGGGACAAGGTGCCCTCCAAGTTTGCGGGCTGGGGCGACAACCAGTTCCGCGCCGCCGGCTTCCGCGCCGTGCCGAACGCCGTCGTGCGCCGCTCGGCCTATATCGCGCCCGGCGTGGTGCTGATGCCCTCCTTCGTCAATCTCGGCGCCCATGTCGATGAAGGCACGATGGTCGACACCTGGGCGACCGTCGGCTCCTGCGCCCAGATCGGCAAGAATGTTCACCTCTCCGGCGGCGTCGGCATCGGCGGCGTGCTGGAGCCGATGCAGGCCGGCCCGACCATCATCGAGGACAATTGCTTCATCGGCGCGCGTTCGGAAGTGGTCGAAGGCTGCATCGTGCGCGAGGGGTCGGTTCTCGGCATGGGCGTCTATATCGGCAAGTCGACCAAGATCGTCGATCGCGCCACCGGCGAGATCACCTTCGGCGAAATCCCGCCCTATTCCGTCGTCGTCGCCGGCACGCTGCCCGCCGCCAAGCCGATGGGCAACGGCGCGCCGGGACCGGGCCTCTACTGTGCCGTCATCGTCAAGCGCGTCGACGAGCGCACGCGCTCCAAGACCGGTATCAACGAGCTTCTGCGCGACTGATAAAGGCGAAAAGCCAGAAGGCGCCGCCGGAAAAACACCGCGCGGCGCCTGCCAAGCCCTCGCAACGGCCGAAAAAACATCTAGATATTTCCCTATGAAGCTCTCCGATCCCGTCTCCGTCCTGCAAACGCTTGTCCGCTGCCCTTCGGTTACGCCGGAGGAAGGCGGGGCGTTGTCGGCCCTGGAGGCGATGCTGACGCCGCTCGGCTTCTCGGTCGAGCGGATGACCGGTCACACGGACGGAACGCCCGACGTGGAAAACCTCTATGCGCGGCTCGGGACCTCCGGCCCGCACCTGATGTTTGCCGGCCATACGGATGTGGTGCCGCCCGGAAACGCGGCCTCCTGGCGCCATCCGCCCTTTTCCGGCGAGATCGCAGACGGGCTC from Martelella sp. AD-3 encodes the following:
- a CDS encoding EF-hand domain-containing protein produces the protein MTVKHLTLTALTATLAFGATAMPGAARDMRGPAPVERGYIFLLKNADADRNGTVTEEEVAAFQNGRFAAIDVNGDGVITPGEFSDARKAKIAELRKTNPRPGARGEDRAAMAKERNNENRDGWRPRMAMKDGDRRMSPDGERRQGKWDGHHHGAMQRVFFVRADSDRSGQISQEEFAALSAKMFSRMDRNGDMVITVDDLPDRPMRW
- the dapD gene encoding 2,3,4,5-tetrahydropyridine-2,6-dicarboxylate N-succinyltransferase, which translates into the protein MTDHASLEKTIETAFENRAEISVSTRGEVREAVEDALNLLDSGEARVAERQEHGAWKVNQWLKKAVLLSFRLNDMEVVKGGPGDATWWDKVPSKFAGWGDNQFRAAGFRAVPNAVVRRSAYIAPGVVLMPSFVNLGAHVDEGTMVDTWATVGSCAQIGKNVHLSGGVGIGGVLEPMQAGPTIIEDNCFIGARSEVVEGCIVREGSVLGMGVYIGKSTKIVDRATGEITFGEIPPYSVVVAGTLPAAKPMGNGAPGPGLYCAVIVKRVDERTRSKTGINELLRD